CAGCCAGAACCCGCCGGCCGCCAGCGCCACCACCGTGTAGAACCAGCCCGTGTAGCCGAGCGGGGTGAGCAGCAGCGAGACCGCGACCATCACCCAGCTGTAGATGACGATCTGGCGGGCGACCACCTTGTTGGAGGCGACGACCGGCAGCATGGGCACGCCCACGCGCGCGTAGTCCTCCTTGACCTTCATGGACAGCGGCCAGTAGTGCGGCGGCGTCCAGAAGAACATGACGAGGAAGAGGATGACCGGCGCCCACGACATGGAGTTCGTGACGGAGGACCAGCCGATCAGGACGGGCAGACAGCCCGCGATGCCGCCCCACACGATGTTCTGCGACGTACGTCGCTTGAGGATCATCGTGTAGACGACGACGTAGAAAAGGAGCGCTCCGAGCGACAGCCAGGCGGACAGCCAGTTGACGGTGAAACCGAACAGCAGCGTCGAGACGACCGCCAGCGTGATGCCGAAGGCGAGGCACTCACGCGGACTGACCATGCCGGTCACCAGGGGGCGCTGCGACGTGCGCTCCATGAGGGCGTCGATGTCGCGGTCGATGTACATGTTGAGCGCGTTGGCGCCGCCCGCGGAGAGGTAGCCGCCGATGCAGGTGAGCAGCACCAGCCTGAGGCTCGGCACCCCTTGCTCGGCGAGGAACATCACCGGAACGGTGCTGATCAGCAGCAGCTCGATGATCCGCGGCTTGGTCAGCGCCACGAACGCCTTGACACGGGCCCCAAACGGCCGCTGGCCCCGGCTGTTGCTCGTCCCGAGCACTCCCGGCGGACGGGATTCGACGGCCGTCACGTACACCCCTGACAGAGACATCCCAGCGAGCCCCGGCTGTGAACGCCGGGTAAAGGCTCGCGCGTACCCACGCAACTGTAGACGTTGCCCACAGCCCGCCCTTCGCGGGGGTGGGTCGTGTTGGGGGCGGTCGCACGGTCCGCGAGGCGCTGCCCGACCGATGCGCACGGGAGGCGAACGAGCAATGAAAAATGCGCCGGGCAGCGCTCGATTGAGCAGTCGGATGAGCGGCTCCGTATTCATTTGCCAAATGCCGATAAGCCCAGTCGGGAGGCGGATCCGGGCGACTCCCGGCAGTCTGGAATGACTCGAAAAGACGCACGTACTTACGGGATAGGCTCAGCAACGGCCGGTGGGCGCCCAGTGCACCGGCATTCGAAACATGTGGAGAGGAGCCCTGACCCAGGGTGAGCACCAAGCCGACCACAACAGACCTCGAGTGGACCGAGCTGGACCAGCGGGCCGTCGACACCGCCCGCGTCCTGGCCGCCGATGCCGTACAGAAGGTCGGCAACGGCCATCCGGGTACGGCGATGAGCCTGGCTCCGGCCGCCTACACCCTCTTCCAGAAGGTGATGCGGCACGACCCGGCAGACCCCGACTGGACCGGGCGTGACCGCTTCGTGCTGTCCGCCGGCCATTCGTCCCTGACCCTTTACACCCAGCTCTACCTGGCCGGTTTCGGTCTGGAGCTGGACGATCTGAAGGCCTTCCGTACGTGGGGCTCCAAGACTCCGGGTCACCCGGAGTACGGGCACACCAAGGGCGTCGAGACGACGACCGGCCCGCTCGGCCAGGGTGTCGCCAACGCGGTGGGCATGGCCATGGCCGCCCGCTACGAGCGCGGCCTGTTCGACCCGGAGGCCGCGCAGGGCGCCTCGCCCTTCGACCACTTCATCTACTGCATCGCCGGTGACGGCTGCCTTCAGGAGGGCATCTCCGCCGAGGCGTCCTCACTGGCCGGCCACCAGAAGCTCGGCAACCTGATCCTGCTGTGGGACGACAACCACATCTCGATCGAGGGTGACACGGAGACCGCGGTCTCCGAGGACACCGTCAAGCGCTACGAGGCGTACGGCTGGCACGTGCAGCGCGTGGCGCCGAAGCCGGACGGCGACCTGGACCCGCACGCCCTCTACAACGCGATCGAGGCCGCGAAGAAGGTCACGGACCGGCCGTCCTTCATCGCGATGCGCTCGATCATCGCCTGGCCGGCCCCGAACGCGCAGAACACCGAGGCCGCGCACGGCTCGGCGCTGGGCGAGGAGGAGGTCGCGGCCACCAAGCGCGTGCTGGGCTTCGACCCGGAGAAGTCCTTCGAGGTCACCGACGAGGTCCTGGCCCACA
The Streptomyces sp. CGMCC 4.7035 DNA segment above includes these coding regions:
- a CDS encoding heme o synthase is translated as MYVTAVESRPPGVLGTSNSRGQRPFGARVKAFVALTKPRIIELLLISTVPVMFLAEQGVPSLRLVLLTCIGGYLSAGGANALNMYIDRDIDALMERTSQRPLVTGMVSPRECLAFGITLAVVSTLLFGFTVNWLSAWLSLGALLFYVVVYTMILKRRTSQNIVWGGIAGCLPVLIGWSSVTNSMSWAPVILFLVMFFWTPPHYWPLSMKVKEDYARVGVPMLPVVASNKVVARQIVIYSWVMVAVSLLLTPLGYTGWFYTVVALAAGGFWLWEAHGLQSRAKAEVTGAKLKEMRLFHWSITYVSILFVAVAVDPFLR